The sequence below is a genomic window from Betaproteobacteria bacterium.
GGCCGACGAAGCGTTCCGGCATCTGCATCACCAGGGCGATGCTGGCGACGACGCCGAACGCCACCCCCAGCAGCGGACTGGCCCAGGCCAGCCAACGGCTGCGCGGAGCGGCCCGACGGGCCGGTTCGGGCTGACGCGCGCCCGGCAGGCGGCGGGCGATGCCCTGCCATACCCGCTCCGGCGGGGCGACCGGCGGCACCGCAGCGGCCAACCCGCCGAGACGCCGCTCCCAGGCCCCCAGGGCGTCCCGGGCCGGCAGGCTGCGCAGCAGATGGCGCCGGAAGCGGCGGCGGGCCCGGGGAGCCAGTGTCCCCAGGGCGTACTGGGCCGCCAGATGGTCGAGGAGCGGGGGGCGGTCGTAATTCATGCCGACTCGGCACCCTTGCGGCCGCCGGCCTCCAGGCAGCGTTTTAAAGATTCCAGACCGCGCCGCACCCAGGCCTTGACCGTGCCCAGCGGCGCCGCCATCCGCTCCGCCACTTCGCTGTGGGAAAGGCCGTGGTAGTAGGCCAGCGCCAGGCTCTGGCGCTGGCGGGCATCGGCGGCGTCCAGGCATTGGCGAATGGCCAGGGTGTCGCCGGCGCTCTCCAGCAGGGCGAGGGGATCGGGGCCGTCATCGGCGATGTCGCGCTCCAGCCCCTCCTCGTCCCGCGGCAGTTCGGTCTCGCGCCGGGCGGGGGCGCTGCGCACCTGGTCCAGGGCCTTGTTGCGGGCGATGCTGATCAGCCAGGTCATCGGCTGCCCCTGGCTGGCGCTGTACCCGGCGGCGTTGTGCCATGCGCTCACGTAAGTCTCCTGCAACAGCTCTTCGGCAAGATCCTGCCGCCGGGAGATACGGAGGATGACCCCGAACAGATGCGCCGAGGTGCGCTGGTAAAGCGCACGCAGGGCCGCCTGATCGCCGAGGGCGACGCGGGCGAGCAGGGCTTGCAGGATTTCTGAACCGTTTGCGGACATGGGGGGCACCGACGGGGCGAACGATGATCTTGCCATAACCCTGCGCCGCAGTCAGCGAATGCGAATCATCCTGGAAACCTCAGTCAAGCGCTGGCCTACGCCCGAACTGCCTTGTGCCCTGGACCGCCGGGCATGGCGTGCGGAGGCGAACGGAAATTTGCCCCCCGCTCAGCGGATGACGCCCCCCCCCAGGCAGACACGGGATTCGTAGAGCACCACCGACTGCCCCGGAGTCAGCGCCCACTGGGACTCGGCAAAGTGGATTTCGGCACACCCGCCATCGACCCGCTCCACTTCGCAGGGCTGGTCCGCCGTGCGATAACGGGGCTTGGCGGTGTAGACCCAGTGGGTATGGGGCGCCTGGCCGGAAACCCAGGAAAGATGCTCCGCCACCAGGGAATCCCGGTAGAGGGCGGGGTGATCGTGGCCCTGGACGACGTGGAGGACGTTCTTCTCCATGTCCTTGCCGGCGACGAACCAGGCGTCGTGGTCGCCGCCGCCGGGCTGTCCCTTTTCCTTGACGCCGCCGATGAGCAGGCCCTTCCTTTGCCCCAGGGTGTGGTACATGAGGCCATCGTGCTCCCCCAGGACCTTGCCGTCGTCGAGGCGGCGGATTTCGCCCTTTTTCGGCGGCAGGTAACGCATGAGGAATTCCTTGAAGGGCCGTTCGCCGATGAAGCAGATGCCGGTGGAGTCCTTCTTGGCGGCGACGTGCAGGCCCTCGGCTTCGGCAATCTTGCGCACCTCGCGTTTGTAGATATCAGCGAGCGGAAAGAGGGTCTTGGCAAGCTGCGCCTGATTCAACCGGTAAAGGAAGTAGCTCTGATCCTTGCTGCCGTCCTCGGCCTTCAGGAGCTGGAACTTGCCGTCGAATTCCCGCACCCCGGCATAGTGACCGGTAGCGATCCTGTCGGCACCCAGCGTCAGCGCATGGTCGAGGAAGGCGCGGAACTTGATTTCCGAATTGCACAGGACGTCCGGATTGGGCGTGCGGCCGGCCTGGTATTCCGTGAGGAATTCAGCGAAAACCCGCTCCCGGTATTCGGCGGCGAAATTGACCACCTCCACGTCGATGCCGATGCGGTCGGCGACGCTCATGACGTCGATGAGGTCCTGGCGGGAGGAGCAGTACTCCTCGCTGTCGTCGTCCTCCCAGTTTTTCATGAACAGGCCGATGACCTTCCAGCCCTGGCGCTTCAGGAGCAGCGCCGCCACGGAGGAATCGACCCCGCCGGAGAGCCCGACGACCACGGTTTTACTCGACACTGGAACCTTCTCCTTCCATCCAGGCGGCCAGCGGCAGGATGACCACCGGCTGCCCGTTATCCACAAACCAGCTATCCACGGCGTAGGCTTCGCCGCTCGCCTGCTCCTCGATGACCGCGGCAAAGTGCTGTGCCACCAGGTAGTGGGTCCGCCTTGCGGGCTCCCTCACCCGGTGCCAGTGCAGGGCACCGTAGACTTCCAGGAGGCGCAGCAGGCGGGTCGTGGTGGTCGAGTGGTCGATGCAGTCCATGCGCCCATCGACGTCCCCGTCGGCGCCATTGCCGGCCAGATCGTGGTGGATGGGCGTCTGCTCGCCGGCCCATCGATACAGCCTGCCCAGGGACTGGGCGAGCAGGGCGCGCTCCCCCGCCGCGTTGTTGGCCAAGGCCAGGAGCCGCGTGGCTTCGAGCCACTGATAATCGTCGTAAACCACCTCGGCCTGGGCCGCGCAATCCCAGTTGTAGCAGACAGCAACCCGCTGCTCGGCAAGGGCCGGGCCCGCCAGGGCAAGAAGCAGCAAGAGGCGCAGGATCATCCGTAATGCGTCAGGAGTTCCAGCGGATAAGCACATCCGGCCAGACAATCCTCGATACAGCGCAGCACCAGGGGACTGCGGTGGCGGCCCGCCTCGCGCCGGATATCCTGGGGCGTCAGCCAATGGGCGGCGACGATGCCTGCGTCGAGGGGACGATCCGCCTCCCAGCCCACCAGGTCGCCGCCAAAGGCGAAGCGCAGGTAGGTGATATCCCGGGTGGGGTGGCGCCAGGTGTAGATTCCCACCAGATGGGTGGGGCGGAAGTGATAGGCCGTTTCTTCCAGAGCTTCCCGGGCGACGGCATTGACGAGGGCCTCCCCACGCTCCAGGTGGCCCGCCGGCTGGTTGAAGGCCAGTCCTGCCTCGGTTTCTTCCTCCACCAGGAGGAAGCGGCCGTCGCGCTGCACCACGGCAGCCACGGTCACATTGGGTTTCCAGACGTTCTTTTCGCTCAAGATCCTGCTCGTTTGCCGCTCGCCACCGGGGGCCAAAGCGGCGATTTTACCCGAGGAAATCGGCTAGAATGTCGGGCTTTCGGCAGCAAGACGGAGACACCCAAAATGTCCATGGCGGATCGCGACGGATTCATCTGGTACGACGGCAAGCTGGTGCCCTGGCGGGACGCCACCACCCACGTCCTCACCCATTCCCTGCATTACGGCATGGGCGTCTTCGAAGGCGTGCGGGCTTACAAGACCGAATCCGGCACTGCCATCTTCCGCCTGGAAGACCACACCGACCGCCTCTTCAACTCGGCCCACATCTTCCAGATGGCCATGCCCTTCGACAAGGCCACCCTCAACGAGGCCCAGAAGGAAGTCATCCGCGCCAACAAGCTGGAATCCGGCTACCTGCGCCCCCTGGCCTTCTACGGCTCGGAAAAGCTGGGCGTCTCGCCCAAGGGCGCCAAGGTGCATATCGCCATCGCCGCCTGGCCGTGGGGTGCCTACCTGGGCGAGGAAGGCCTGGAGCGCGGCATTCGCGTCAAGACCTCCAGCTTCACCCGTCACCATGTCAATATCAGCATGGTGCGCGCCAAGGCCTGTGGCCACTACATCAATTCCATCCTGGCCAATAACGAAGCCACCAACGACGGCTACGACGAGGCCATGCTGCTGGACCCTGAAGGCTACGTGGCCGAGGGCGCCGGCGAGAACCTCTTCATCGTCAAGAAGGGCAGGATCTACACACCGGATCTGACCTCCTGCCTGGAAGGCATCACTCGCGCCACGGTGCTGCAACTGGCCGAGGAAATGGGCATCCCGGTGCTGGAAAAGCGCATCACCCGCGACGAAGTCTATGCCGCCGATGAAGCCTTCTTCACCGGCACCGCCGCCGAAGTGACCCCCATCCGCGAGCTGGACGGCCGCCAGATCGGCATCGGCCGCCGCGGCCCGGTCACCGCCCGCCTGCAAGCCAAATATTTCGACGTGGTCTATGGCCGCTCCGCCGAACACGCGGGCTGGCTGGCCCACGTCTGACACCCTCCCGGGAGAATTCACCATGGCCGATAACGCCCGCACCGTCGAAATCGACGCCCACGACCTGCCCCTGCACTGCCCGCAACCCAGTTCGCCCCTGTGGTGCCAGCATCCCCGCGTTTTCCTGGATGCCACCAAGACCGGCGAAGTGGTCTGCCCCTATTGCAGCACCAAGTACGTCTTCAAGGGCGAACTTCCCAAGGGACATCATTGAGCGGGGAGTGAAGGGCGAGGTGTAAAAGCCTTTCATCCGGTTAGCCATCTTGGCCGCCTCTCCCCCGCCCGCCTCACCGCTCATCGCTGACCCCGCCCCCGTGCCCCGCGCGCTGGTGGTCGCGCCTTCCTGGATCGGCGATGCGGTGATGGCCCAGCCGCTCTTCCGGCGGCTGCTGCAAGCGACCCCCGGCCTGCACCTGGATGCCCTGGCGCCACGCTGGGTGGCCCCGGTGCTGCGCCGCATGCCGGAAATCGCCGACATCGTCGATAGCCCCTTCGGGCACGGCGAAACCTCCCTCAAGGCGCGCTGGCGCCTGGCCCGCAGCCTGACGGAGCGCCACTACGATCGGGCCTACATCCTGCCCAATTCGCTCAAGTCCGCCCTGGTGCCATTCCTGGCCGGCATTCCGGAGCGCGTGGGCTTCATCGGCGAGTCGCGCTACGGCCTCATCAACCGCCGCCACCGCCTGGACAAGGCCGCCCTGCCCCTCATGGTCGAGCGCTTCGCACAGCTCGCCGAGGCCCCTGGCGTCCCCCCGGCCCGCCCCATCGCGCCACCCCGGCTGCTCTCTTCCCCGGCCCAGCAGGCAGAGGCTCTGGCGTCCCTCGGTCTCGCACCGCCGACCCGTCTGGTGGCCTTCTGCCCCGGCGCCGAATATGGCCCCGCCAAGCGCTGGCCCGAGGCCCACTTTGCCCGCCTGGCCCGGGAACTCGCGGCCCGCGGCCATAGCGTCTGGCTCTTCGGCTCGGGCAAGGACAAGGCGGTGGGCGACGCCATCGTCGCCCAGGCGGCGGGGGCCTGCCGCAATCTCTGCGGTGCCACGGGACTGGACCAGGCCATCGACCTCCTGGCCCTTTCGGAACTCGTGGTGTGCAACGATTCCGGCCTCATGCACGTCGCCGCCGCCCTGGATCGCCCGCTGGTGGCCCTCTACGGATCGTCTTCCCCCGGCTTCACCCCGCCCCTGAGCGAACGCGCTACCATAGCCAGCCTCGCGCTGTCGTGCAGCCCCTGCTTCAAGCGCCAGTGCCCCCTGGGCCACCTGGACTGCCTCCAGCGCCTCGAACCGGACCGCATCCTCGCCGCCTGCCTCGCTCACCTGTCCCCATGACCAAGCCCAACCATTTCCCCAGTCCGGAAGACGTGGAAACCGCCTTTTACGAATCCCTCGCCAGGAGTGATCTGGACACCTTCATCCTCACCTGGGCCGAGGACGAGGATGTGGTCTGCGTCCACCCCACCGGTGCCCGCATCGCGGAATTGCCGCTCATCCGCGAAAGCTGGCGGCAAATCCTGGCCAGCAGCCGCCTGCGCGTGCGCACCGAGTCGCGCTACCACTGGCAGGGGATGGTCCTCGCCGTGCATCACCTGACCGAAACCCTGTACCTGGGCGACAATCCGGAGGCTCAGGGCACCCTGCACGTCACCCACGTCTATACCCGCGGCGCCCATGGTTGGCGCCTGGTCGCCCGCCACGCCTCCGCCGCCGGGGACGACCAGGCCCTGGCCCAGGCGCAGGTCCAGGAGGCGGGTTCCCACACCCTGCATTGACCCCCTACGCCGCTCCCGCCTGGCTGCCGGGCGGCCACGCCCAGACCCTCTGGCCGCGAGCCATCCGCCCGCCCTTGCCCCCCACCCGGCGGGAGCGCTGGACCACCCCGGACGGTGACTTCATCGACGTGGACCGTCTCGACGGCCCGCCGGATCGGCCCCTGTTGGTGCTTTTCCACGGCCTGGAAGGCAGTTCCCGCAGCCCCTACGCGGCATCGCTGGCCCAGGCCTGCAAGGCCGCCCGGTGGCGTCTGGCCCTCCCCCACTTCCGCGGCTGCTCGGGCGAACTGAACCGCCGGCCGAGGGCCTATCACTCCGGTGACTCCGACGAAATCGACTGGATTCTCGCCCGTCTTGAAGCGGAAAACGGCGGCTGTCCGGTCTTCGCTGCCGGCGTCTCCCTGGGCGGCAATGCCCTGCTCAAGTGGGCCGGGGAGCGGGGCGCCGATGCCGCCCGCTACGCGCAAGCCATCGCCGCCGTCTGCGCCCCCCTCGACCTCGCGGCCTGCGGCCACCATCTGGCCCGGGGCTTCAACCGCGTCTACACCCGGCACTTCCTCAACACCCTGAAAGCCGTCTCCCGCCAGCGGCTGCAGCAGTTTCCCGGCCTCTTCGACGCCCTGAGCATGGAAGCCGCTCGCAATCTCCATCAGTTCGATGACGCCGTCACCGGCCCGCTGCACGGGTTCGCCGGCGCGGACGACTATTGGGCGCGCTGCTCCAGCAAACCCTGGCTGGCCCATATTCAAGTGCCGGCCTGGGTGCTGAATGCGCGCAACGACCCCTTCCTGCCCGCCCGCTACCTGCCCGGCCCGGGTGAAGTCGGCCCCGGTGTCGTCCTCGAACAGCCCGCCGCGGGCGGCCACGTGGGCTTCGTCAGCGGCGCCTTCCCCGGCCATCTGGACTGGTTGCCCCAAAGGCTCTTACACTTCTTCCATTCCGCAACGTCATAACGAGAACGCCATGAGCAACGCACCCGCTTCCCTGCCCGCCGAAATCTTCAAGGCCTACGACATCCGCGGCATCGTCGGCAAATCGCTGACCGCCGACGTGGTGCGCCGCATCGGCCACGCCCTCGGCTCCCTCGCCGCCGAAAAGGGCCAGACCGCCATCGCCGTCGGCCGCGACGGCCGCCTCTCCGGCCCCGAGCTGGCCGGCGCCCTGATGGACGGCATCTGCGCCGCCGGCATCGATGCCATCGACGTCGGCTGCGTGCCGACCCCGGTGACCTACTTCGCCGCCTATGAACTGGGGTGCAACTCCTGCGTCTCGGTCACCGGCAGCCACAACCCGCCGGACTACAACGGCCTGAAGATGGTCGTCGGCGGCGAAACGCTGGCCCTGGACGCCATCCAGGACTTGAAACGGCGCAGCGAGGAAGGCCGCCTGCGCACCGGCCAGGGCCAGAAGCGCAGCGCCGACGTGAAGGCCGCCTACATCGAACGCATCGTCGGCGACGTGAAACTCGCCCGGCCCCTGAAGATCGTCATGGATTGCGGCAATGGCGTCGCCGGTGCCATCGCCCCGGAACTCTTCCAGCGCCTGGGCTGCGACATCGTGCCGCTTTTCTGCGAGGTGGACGGCAACTTCCCCAACCATCACCCCGACCCCTCCAAACCGGAAAACCTGGAGGACGTCATCCACGCCCTGAAAACCACCGACGCCGAAATCGGCATCGCCTTCGACGGCGACGGCGACCGCCTGGGCGTGGTGACCAAGGACGGCGAAATCATCTACCCCGACCGCCAGCTCATGCTCTTCGCCGCCGACGTGCTCTCCCGCGTTCCCGGCGGGCAGATCATCTACGACGTGAAATGCACCCGGCTGCTGGCCCCCTGGATTCGCCAGCACGGCGGCACGCCCCTCATGTGGAACACCGGCCACGCCCTGGTCAAGAAGAAGCTCAAGGAAACCGGCGCACCGCTGGCCGGCGAAATGAGCGGCCACACCTTCTTCAAGGAACGCTGGTACGGCTTCGACGACGGCCTCTACACGGGAGCACGCCTGCTGGAGATCCTCGCCCGCGCCGCCGACGGCAACCCGGTGCTCAAGGGCCTGCCCAACTCGCCCAGCACGCCGGAGCTCAATATCAAGATGGCCGAAGGCGAACCCTTCGCCCTCATCGACAAGCTCAAGGCTGCCGGCCGATTCGACGGCGCCACCGAAATCATCACCATCGACGGCGTACGGGTCGAATACCCCGACGGCTTCGGCCTGGCCCGCCCCTCCAACACCACGCCGGTGGTGGTGCTGCGCTTCGAGGCCGACACCCCGGCGGCACTGGAGCGCATCCAGGCCGGCTTCCGCCTGGCCATCAGCGCCGTCTGGCCGGGCGTCCAACTTCCCTTCTGACCCCCCGAGGAATCCCCATGCTGCTCACCACCACCCCCAGCATCGAAGGCCGTAGCATCACCGCCTACCACGGCGTCGTCACCGGCGAAGCCATCATCGGCGCCAACTTTCTCAAAGACATGTTCGCCGCCATCCGCGACATCGTCGGCGGCCGCGCCGGCGCCTACGAGAAGACGCTACGCTCCGCCCGGGAAACCGCCTTCGCCGAACTCAGCGAAGCCGCCCAGGCCCTGGGCGCCAACGCGGTGGTGGGTATCGACATCGACTACGAAGTGCTGGGGGAAACCAACGGGATGCTCATGGTGGCGGTGAGCGGGACGGCGGTGACGGTGGGGTGAGGGGTTGGCAGAGGCAAATGCGGGGTCCGTCCCAGAATATCCGTACCGTTCGGACAAGTCGGCCGATTACGAATGCACAAGCCGAATACATGAAGTTTCACCGTAAGAGCATCTTCCGAGGTAGATAGTGCCTCGGCAAGATAGCACGCTCATTGCACGCGCGCTCAGTGTCAGGTTTTGCAATCCAGCATCTGCCGGAAACAGCCTCAGGCCGCGAGTCCTCTCAGCCACTCTGCCGCCTCGGTCGTAAACGCGTAAACGGGGACGTACCACGAAAAGCGAGAAAAGACGCAGCGGCCCGAGACGCTTATGGTAGTCGGGCTATCCATAATTTTGAGAATGCCCCGTGAGAACCGTTGCCGTCTTTGAAGCCAAGAACCGGCTTTCCGAACTGCTGACCGCTGTCGAACAGGGCGAGGAAATCACCATCACCCGGCATGGCTGCCCGGTGGCTCGCATCGTATCCGCCAATGCCCCCACCCGTGCCGATCAGGATCAACGGGAGCGGGTCTCCGGTGCCCTGGCGCGGCTGCGCAGCCTTCGCCGGGGTAGCAGCCTTGGCGCTTCGCTGCCCGAAGCCATAGAAGACGGCCGCGACTGATGCCTTTTGTCCTCGGCAACTCAGTCGTCACCGGCTGGGTCATCGAGGACCAGGCGACCGACTACACGGAAGCCATTGCCGTCAGGCTGGAAGCTGACTGCGCGATGGTTCCGGCACTCTGGCAGCTCGAATTCGCCAACGTCCTGAAAACCGCCTGTGCCCGGGGCAAGCTGGACATCGAAACGGCCCGCCAGATCGTGGATACCGTCTGCGCCCTGCCCATCGAGATCGATGCGGACGCGCCGGCACCGCGCCAATTGTTCGAACTGGCGATGCGCTACAACCTGAGCAGCTACGATGCAGCCTATCTAGAACTCGCCATGCGTCACGGCCTCCCCATTGCGTGCCAGGACGGCAAATTGCGAGAGGCAGCCCAGATGGCGGGAGTGACCGTAGCCTGAGGGGGCGAGTCGGCCCTCGCCCCAAGCGTCATGCCCGCTGGATCAGGTTTTGCAATCCAGCAGTCGCCGAACACCCAGGCTCAGGCCGCAAGCCCGATCAACCATTCGGCCGCGTCGGTTATCCGCACCCGGCCGCGGGCTGTTAAGGAGGAGCATTTTGCGCCGGGGTTGGCGGCGATAAGTTCGTCAAGATAACGCTCAATTGGACGCCCGGAATTCCGCCCCGGAACCACAGTCCCGCTCAGCGCGTCTTGGGATTGAGGCTACCCCGGTTGTATTCCTTGTCGCCGGGCACGACCATGCGGGTTCCCGGGAGCCAGCCGCCCTGGGCGTCGATGGGGCGGGTCTTGTTCTCCGGGTATTGGGCGGCCACCTGCTGGGCGTCCGCGGCCTTTTTGGCATCGACGTATTCCCAGCGGCCGTTGGGGAAGAGGCGGACCTTTTCGCCGCCGGCCGTGGTGGCTTCCACGGGCGTGCGGTCGAGGTCGGCCGCCAGGGCGGCGCCACCGGCCAGGAGGAGGGCCAGCGCGACGGCAGCCCTCACAGCTTGCCCTCCACCCAAGCCTGGACCGAGGCGAGAGCGCCGGCCAGGTTCTCCGGCTGGGTGCCGCCGGCCTGGGCCATGTCCGGCCGGCCGCCGCCCTTGCCGCCCACTTGCTGGGCCACCATATTGACCAGTTCGCCGGCCTTGACCTTGCCGGTGAGGTCGGCGGTGACGCCGGCAATGAGCGTCACCTTGCCACCAGCGACGGAAGACAGCACCACGGCGGCGGACTTGAGCTTGTCCTTCAGCTTGTCCATCGTCTCGCGCAAGGCCGTGACGTCGGCCCCTTCCATGAGGGCGGCGAGCACCTTGGCGCCCTTGACGTCCACGGCCTGATTGACCAGGTCGTCGCCCTGGCTGGAGGCGAGCTTGGATTTGAGGCGGGCCACTTCCTTCTCCAAGGCGCGGACATTGTCCAGCGCCTGGGCGATCTTGCCCGGCACCTCGGCCACCGGGGCCTTGAAGGCGGCGGCGGCGGAATCGAGAACCGCCTGCTGCTGCTGCACCAGGGCCAGCGCGTTATCGCCGGTGATCGCCTCGACGCGGCGCACGCCGGCGGCGACGCCGGCCTCCGCCACGATCTTGAAGAGACCGATGTCTCCGGTGCGGGCCACATGGGTGCCGCCGCACAGTTCCCGGGAGGAACCGATGTCGAGCACCCGCACCTCGTCGCCGTACTTTTCGCCGAAGAGCATCATGGCGCCCAGCTTCTGGGCTTCGGCGATGGGCAGGACGCGGCATTCGGTGGCCCCGTTGGCCAGCACCTCGGCGTTGACGATGACCTCGACCTCGCGGATTTCTTCGTCGCTCATCGGCTGGTTATGGACGAAGTCGAAGCGGGTCTTGTCCGGGTCCACCTGGGAGCCCTTCTGCTGCACGTGGTCGCCCAGCACTTCACGCAGGGCCTTGTGCAGCAGATGGGTGGCGGAGTGGTTGCGCATGGTGCGCTGGCGGGCGAGAACGTCCACCTTGGCGGTGACGCCGTTGCCGACCGTGAGGGTGCCGGTCTTGACTACGCCGTGGTGGCCGAAGACGGCAGCCTGGATCTTTTGCGTCTCCTCGACGGCGAAGATGCCGTGCACCGACTGCAAGGCGCCGCGGTCGCCCACCTGGCCGCCGGATTCGGCGTAGAAGGGGGTGTTGTCGAGGACGACCACGCCCATCTCGCCCTCATGCAGTTGATTCACAGGGGTGCCGTCCTTGTACAGCGCGAGGACGTTGGCCTTGTATTCCAGGGTGTCGTAACCGTGGAAGGCGGTGGCCGGGCCGTCGTAGTCCAGATTGGCGGCCATCTTGAACTTGCCGGCGGCGCGGGCCTGTTCCTTCTGGCGGGCCATGGCGGCGTCGAAGGCGGCGCCGTCCACCGTCACCTGGCGCTCGCGGCAGATGTCGGCGGTGAGGTCCAGGGGGAAGCCGTAGGTGTCGTGCAGCTTGAAAGCCGTCTCGCCATTGAAGACGCCACCCTCGGGCAGGGCCTTGAGTTCGCCCTCGAGGATGGCCATGCCGTGCTCGATGGTCTCGAAGAAACGATCTTCCTCCTGCTTCAGCGTCGCCATGACCTTCGCCTGGTGCTGGGCCAGTTCCGGATAGGCAATACCCATTTCGGCCACCAGGTCCGGCACCATCTTGTGGAAGAAGGCAGCGCGGGCGCCCAGCTTGTAGCCGTGGCGGATGGCGCGGCGAATGATGCGGCGCAGCACGTAGCCACGGCCCTCGTTGCCCGGGATGACGCCGTCGGCGATGAGGAAGGAACAGGCGCGGATGTGGTCGGCCAATACCTTCAAGGACGGGCTGTCCATGTCGGCCCCGCTGGTTTCGCGGGCGGCGGCCTTGAGCAGGGCCTGGAAGAGGTCGATCTCGTAATTGGCGTGCACGCCTTGCAGCACGGCCGAGATGCGTTCCAGGCCCATGCCGGTGTCCACGCTGGGCTTGGGCAGCGGGTGCATGACGCCGGCCTCGTCCCGGTTGAACTGCATGAAGACGTTGTTCCAGATTTCGATGAAGCGGTCGCCGTCTTCTTCGGGGCTTCCCGGGGGGCCGCCCCAGTGCTGTTCGCCGTGGTCGTAGAAGATTTCGGTGCACGGGCCGCAGGGGCCAGTGTCGCCCATCATCCAGAAGTTGTCAGAAGCGTAGCGGGCGCCCTTGTTGTCGCCGATGCGGATGACCCGCTCCACCGGCACGCCGATTTCCCTGG
It includes:
- the alaS gene encoding alanine--tRNA ligase; translated protein: MKSSAIRQQFLDFFASKGHQIVASSSLVPHEDPTLLFTNAGMNQFKDVFLGFDKRPYTRATTSQKCVRAGGKHNDLENVGYTARHHTFFEMLGNFSFGDYFKRDAIKYAWELLTEVYKLPKDKLTVTVYAEDDEAYDIWTREIGVPVERVIRIGDNKGARYASDNFWMMGDTGPCGPCTEIFYDHGEQHWGGPPGSPEEDGDRFIEIWNNVFMQFNRDEAGVMHPLPKPSVDTGMGLERISAVLQGVHANYEIDLFQALLKAAARETSGADMDSPSLKVLADHIRACSFLIADGVIPGNEGRGYVLRRIIRRAIRHGYKLGARAAFFHKMVPDLVAEMGIAYPELAQHQAKVMATLKQEEDRFFETIEHGMAILEGELKALPEGGVFNGETAFKLHDTYGFPLDLTADICRERQVTVDGAAFDAAMARQKEQARAAGKFKMAANLDYDGPATAFHGYDTLEYKANVLALYKDGTPVNQLHEGEMGVVVLDNTPFYAESGGQVGDRGALQSVHGIFAVEETQKIQAAVFGHHGVVKTGTLTVGNGVTAKVDVLARQRTMRNHSATHLLHKALREVLGDHVQQKGSQVDPDKTRFDFVHNQPMSDEEIREVEVIVNAEVLANGATECRVLPIAEAQKLGAMMLFGEKYGDEVRVLDIGSSRELCGGTHVARTGDIGLFKIVAEAGVAAGVRRVEAITGDNALALVQQQQAVLDSAAAAFKAPVAEVPGKIAQALDNVRALEKEVARLKSKLASSQGDDLVNQAVDVKGAKVLAALMEGADVTALRETMDKLKDKLKSAAVVLSSVAGGKVTLIAGVTADLTGKVKAGELVNMVAQQVGGKGGGRPDMAQAGGTQPENLAGALASVQAWVEGKL